The proteins below come from a single Mesobacillus jeotgali genomic window:
- a CDS encoding nucleotidyltransferase, translating into MKAVGVVVEYNPFHNGHLFHLQQAKEQTDADLSIAAMSGNFLQRGEPALVSKWARTKMALEAGVDIVFELPYRFATQHAETFAEGAVSILSAAGCDTLCFGSESGDLEAFTNTVAFLEENNEEFQSKIKFYTGEGHSYPKSIALSFQSLAPSESFIDISKPNNILGLHYIQAIIRQKSSMKAETITRKNAGYHDEHFASATIASATSIRKALFGSAGEIETIKQYVPETTYAQLINYRDQYGSFHSWENYWPLLKYKLTQSNPAELTEFYEVEEGLENRLLAAASASRSFQQFMESIKTKRYTWTRLQRVCLHILTNTRKDTMKTSEKTVSYLRLLGATEKGRSYLNSKKKDFSLPLVSKLSAFSDPDIELDIKASRIYALGQKDHGQEQLLTEEFSRPPIMLKDSRR; encoded by the coding sequence ATGAAAGCAGTTGGCGTTGTTGTTGAGTATAATCCTTTCCATAATGGCCATTTATTCCACCTGCAACAGGCGAAGGAACAAACTGATGCAGATCTTTCGATTGCGGCGATGAGCGGAAATTTCCTTCAGCGCGGTGAACCGGCCCTTGTCTCGAAATGGGCAAGGACAAAGATGGCTCTTGAAGCAGGCGTTGATATCGTCTTTGAACTTCCTTACCGTTTTGCGACACAGCATGCAGAAACTTTTGCAGAAGGAGCTGTTTCGATTCTTTCCGCTGCTGGTTGCGATACTCTTTGTTTCGGCAGCGAATCCGGTGATTTGGAAGCATTCACTAATACGGTTGCCTTTCTTGAGGAAAACAATGAGGAATTCCAGAGTAAAATAAAATTTTATACTGGGGAAGGCCATAGTTACCCTAAATCAATCGCTCTTAGCTTCCAATCGCTTGCTCCATCTGAAAGCTTCATCGATATTTCAAAGCCGAATAACATTCTCGGACTTCATTACATACAGGCGATCATCAGGCAAAAAAGCTCAATGAAAGCGGAAACGATCACCAGGAAGAATGCCGGCTATCATGACGAGCATTTCGCATCAGCCACAATAGCCAGCGCGACAAGCATACGTAAAGCTTTATTTGGATCGGCAGGAGAGATTGAAACAATCAAGCAATACGTACCGGAAACAACCTATGCTCAGCTAATAAACTACAGAGATCAATATGGCAGTTTTCATTCCTGGGAAAATTACTGGCCTTTATTAAAATATAAACTGACCCAAAGCAATCCAGCAGAATTAACGGAGTTCTATGAAGTCGAAGAAGGACTGGAGAATAGATTGCTTGCCGCAGCATCTGCCTCTCGCTCTTTTCAGCAATTCATGGAATCAATCAAAACCAAGCGATATACATGGACAAGGCTGCAGAGAGTATGCCTGCATATTTTAACGAATACACGCAAAGACACCATGAAAACGAGCGAAAAAACAGTGAGTTATTTAAGGTTATTAGGTGCTACGGAAAAAGGCCGTTCCTACCTGAATTCCAAAAAGAAGGATTTCAGTCTGCCGCTTGTTTCAAAACTATCTGCCTTTTCTGACCCTGACATCGAACTCGATATCAAAGCATCAAGGATTTATGCTCTTGGCCAGAAGGATCATGGCCAGGAACAGCTGCTTACGGAAGAATTCAGCCGGCCCCCAATCATGTTGAAAGATAGCCGTCGATGA
- a CDS encoding YceD family protein, which produces MKWTISQIQKHRNKDFLIDEFVRMDSIKETDPTIREVSPIHLTGRADISATRVTFHVRIDGHLILPCSRTLVDVKHPIDVETTETFMLNSHDYEADEEVHQVTGDVLDLEPIIREILLVEVPLQVYCDDSAGQEGAPQSGKDWEVIEEQEKSEKLDPRLAGLAKFFEDSKDSSD; this is translated from the coding sequence ATGAAATGGACAATAAGTCAGATACAAAAACATCGAAACAAGGACTTTCTGATTGACGAGTTTGTCCGAATGGACTCGATTAAGGAAACAGATCCGACAATCCGTGAGGTATCTCCCATCCATCTAACTGGAAGGGCAGATATCAGTGCCACAAGAGTGACATTCCATGTACGGATTGATGGCCACCTGATCCTGCCTTGTTCACGGACACTGGTTGATGTAAAACATCCAATTGATGTGGAAACTACTGAAACTTTCATGTTAAACAGCCACGACTATGAGGCTGATGAGGAAGTTCATCAAGTAACAGGCGATGTCCTTGACCTTGAACCAATCATCAGGGAAATCTTGCTAGTGGAAGTTCCATTGCAAGTATACTGTGATGATAGCGCTGGACAAGAAGGCGCACCCCAGTCAGGTAAGGATTGGGAAGTAATCGAGGAACAGGAGAAATCCGAAAAACTTGATCCCCGACTTGCCGGGCTTGCAAAATTCTTTGAGGATTCTAAGGATTCCTCTGACTAA
- the rpmF gene encoding 50S ribosomal protein L32: MAVPFRRTSKTAKRKRRTHFKLQVPGMVACPNCGEMKLAHRVCKACGTYKGKEVVND; this comes from the coding sequence ATGGCTGTACCATTTAGAAGAACGTCTAAAACTGCGAAAAGAAAACGCCGTACTCATTTTAAATTACAAGTTCCGGGTATGGTAGCATGCCCTAACTGCGGTGAAATGAAACTTGCTCACCGTGTGTGCAAAGCTTGCGGAACATACAAAGGGAAAGAAGTTGTAAACGACTAA
- a CDS encoding enoyl-CoA hydratase/isomerase family protein has translation MDPYIISKEKDGVLLFTINRPDRRNAIDYDVMNGLEKAIELAAGNDVKVFAITGAGGQAFCSGGDLSAFHRLKTESQAYGMLSRMASILYKLLVLPKPTIAILNGSAVGGGCEIASACDFRIGREGMKAGFVQGNLAITTGWGGGSILLEKLPQNIAMKMLLDAKIYTAEELVEIGFIHHIYKEHPTDACLSFMEGSLNKETTVLEAYKTLMNKKWELLSMRERMEEEAARCAVLWEQEVHHDKVDEFMSKKNKNN, from the coding sequence ATGGATCCATACATAATTTCTAAAGAAAAAGATGGAGTACTGCTATTTACAATCAACAGGCCTGACAGGAGAAATGCCATCGACTATGATGTGATGAACGGACTGGAAAAAGCAATCGAGCTCGCTGCTGGAAACGATGTTAAAGTATTTGCTATTACGGGGGCAGGCGGCCAGGCATTTTGTTCTGGAGGCGATTTATCAGCCTTTCATCGTTTAAAAACAGAGTCGCAGGCGTATGGGATGCTTTCAAGGATGGCTAGTATTTTATACAAGCTGCTTGTCCTTCCAAAACCGACTATTGCCATTCTGAATGGTTCTGCTGTAGGAGGAGGGTGCGAAATTGCTTCAGCATGCGACTTCAGGATTGGAAGAGAAGGGATGAAAGCGGGCTTTGTCCAGGGAAACCTAGCCATTACGACTGGCTGGGGAGGAGGCTCGATCCTCTTGGAGAAACTTCCACAGAATATCGCGATGAAAATGCTGCTTGATGCGAAAATATATACTGCAGAAGAACTCGTGGAAATTGGATTCATCCACCATATTTATAAAGAACATCCGACAGATGCCTGTCTCTCATTTATGGAAGGCAGCTTGAATAAAGAGACAACTGTTTTAGAAGCCTATAAAACTTTAATGAATAAAAAATGGGAGCTCTTATCAATGAGAGAAAGGATGGAAGAGGAAGCTGCGAGATGTGCTGTATTGTGGGAACAGGAAGTCCATCACGATAAAGTGGACGAATTCATGAGTAAAAAAAATAAAAATAATTAG
- a CDS encoding RsfA family transcriptional regulator, translating into MPLTRQDAWSQDEDLLLAEVVLRNIREGGTQLKAFDEVGKQLSRTAAACGFRWNSYVRKQYKSGIELAKKQRKEAKKQGKTQERAEEPAAPVSVAPSIPSEQEEQQSSLSIEAVKQYLDDLYEKAAAANSQDVQKDQIRGLEKQIYYLSAENEKLETQLRSMEEDYRALIDIMERAKKRVGPKSEDQQQRMNFQVEGKGNMEKVEK; encoded by the coding sequence ATGCCATTAACCCGTCAAGATGCCTGGTCACAGGATGAAGACTTATTGCTGGCTGAAGTAGTATTGCGGAATATCCGAGAAGGCGGTACCCAATTAAAGGCATTTGATGAAGTAGGGAAACAGCTTTCGAGGACTGCAGCAGCTTGCGGTTTCCGCTGGAATTCATATGTAAGAAAGCAATATAAATCAGGTATTGAGCTTGCAAAAAAACAGCGGAAGGAAGCGAAAAAACAGGGAAAGACACAGGAGAGAGCAGAGGAGCCTGCGGCACCAGTGAGCGTAGCGCCAAGCATCCCTTCAGAACAAGAGGAACAGCAATCCAGCCTTAGCATTGAAGCGGTAAAACAATACCTCGATGACCTCTATGAAAAAGCGGCAGCTGCTAACAGCCAGGATGTGCAAAAAGATCAAATCCGCGGGCTTGAAAAGCAAATCTATTACTTGTCTGCGGAAAATGAAAAATTGGAAACACAATTGCGTTCTATGGAAGAAGACTATCGGGCCTTAATTGACATCATGGAGCGAGCAAAAAAAAGAGTAGGCCCTAAAAGTGAAGACCAACAACAAAGAATGAATTTCCAGGTTGAGGGTAAAGGAAATATGGAAAAAGTAGAAAAATAG
- a CDS encoding N-acetyltransferase translates to MVNKVEKLKINYKTLEEFKKFKEYGHQELSMLEDLEANIVENDSDSPFYGIYFGDKLVARMSLYQVKKQFDRYFEPPQDYLELWKLEVLPNYQGKGYGKALVEFAKGFGLPIKTNPRVKSQDFWEKMDFTPVHYDVERDRGENPLVWYPAGVTEQLQ, encoded by the coding sequence ATGGTGAATAAAGTGGAAAAACTGAAAATCAATTATAAGACATTAGAAGAATTCAAGAAGTTCAAAGAGTATGGCCATCAGGAGCTCTCAATGCTTGAGGATTTGGAAGCAAACATTGTGGAAAATGATAGCGATTCTCCGTTCTACGGAATCTATTTCGGTGACAAGCTTGTTGCCCGCATGAGCCTTTACCAGGTCAAGAAACAGTTTGACCGCTATTTCGAGCCTCCCCAGGATTATCTGGAGCTTTGGAAGTTAGAGGTACTTCCAAATTACCAGGGCAAGGGATATGGCAAAGCACTCGTTGAATTCGCGAAGGGTTTTGGCCTTCCGATCAAAACGAATCCTCGGGTAAAATCACAGGACTTCTGGGAAAAGATGGACTTTACTCCAGTCCATTATGATGTAGAGAGGGACCGTGGAGAGAACCCGCTTGTCTGGTACCCAGCTGGTGTAACTGAACAGCTTCAATAA
- a CDS encoding acetyl/propionyl/methylcrotonyl-CoA carboxylase subunit alpha, protein MQKILIANRGEIALRIIRTCRELGVKTVAVYSDADKELPFVKEADSAYRIGEPPVQKSYLNAEEILRIAKEENVDGIHPGYGFLSENAEFARKVEKAGLAFIGPAPDTIEKMGDKIVARSTMEAAGVPVVPGSDQGLKTLEDAVRLAEKIGYPVMLKASGGGGGIGMVLCENEQALVKNYDSTKGRAKAYFGSDEVFIEKYIKNARHVEVQIFGDTHGNHVHMFERDCSVQRRHQKVIEEAPSPFLKEEARQKMYETAVKAAKAMDYVNAGTVEFIVDENENFYFLEMNTRLQVEHPVTETITGLDLVKWQILVARGEKLPLLQDEIIKNGWAIEFRLYAEDPVRFLPSPGKISEFSWLEAEGVRVDSGYESGSTVTPFYDPMVAKCIVGGSTREEAIQLAQEFFKTLKLEGIKSNAPLFAEILSEEGFKSGNYTTAYLTDRKMASK, encoded by the coding sequence GTGCAAAAAATACTAATTGCAAACAGAGGGGAAATTGCGCTTCGCATCATCCGAACGTGCCGCGAGCTTGGTGTAAAAACAGTGGCTGTCTATTCTGATGCTGATAAAGAGTTGCCTTTTGTTAAAGAAGCTGACAGCGCTTACCGGATTGGCGAGCCGCCTGTTCAAAAATCATATCTCAATGCAGAAGAAATCTTAAGAATCGCAAAGGAAGAAAATGTCGACGGCATTCATCCTGGTTATGGCTTTTTATCAGAAAATGCAGAGTTTGCCCGTAAGGTGGAGAAAGCTGGCTTGGCTTTCATTGGTCCGGCTCCTGATACGATTGAAAAAATGGGTGATAAAATAGTCGCCAGATCGACGATGGAAGCAGCTGGTGTTCCAGTTGTGCCGGGCAGTGACCAGGGACTGAAGACACTGGAGGATGCTGTTAGGCTTGCCGAGAAAATAGGCTACCCAGTTATGCTGAAGGCTAGCGGCGGCGGGGGCGGCATTGGCATGGTGCTCTGTGAAAATGAGCAAGCGCTCGTTAAGAATTATGATTCAACGAAGGGCAGGGCAAAGGCTTACTTTGGGTCCGATGAAGTATTCATTGAAAAATACATCAAAAATGCCCGTCATGTCGAGGTGCAAATTTTTGGCGATACACATGGCAACCATGTACATATGTTTGAACGTGATTGCTCTGTACAGCGCCGCCATCAAAAGGTGATTGAGGAGGCTCCTTCGCCATTCCTGAAAGAAGAAGCGAGACAAAAGATGTATGAGACAGCAGTTAAAGCTGCTAAGGCTATGGACTATGTCAACGCAGGAACGGTGGAATTCATTGTCGATGAGAACGAGAACTTCTATTTCCTTGAAATGAACACCAGACTGCAGGTTGAACATCCAGTCACAGAAACGATTACAGGCCTGGACCTTGTTAAGTGGCAAATCCTCGTTGCCCGCGGTGAAAAACTGCCTCTGCTTCAGGATGAGATCATAAAGAATGGTTGGGCGATTGAATTCCGATTATATGCGGAAGACCCTGTAAGGTTCCTGCCTTCACCTGGCAAGATCAGTGAGTTTTCATGGCTTGAGGCAGAAGGCGTTCGAGTTGATTCTGGATATGAATCCGGTTCGACTGTAACCCCTTTTTATGATCCTATGGTTGCCAAATGCATCGTAGGAGGCAGTACCAGGGAAGAAGCAATACAGCTTGCACAGGAATTTTTTAAGACGCTGAAACTCGAAGGCATTAAATCCAATGCCCCTTTGTTTGCGGAGATATTAAGTGAAGAAGGCTTCAAATCTGGCAATTATACAACAGCCTATTTAACAGATAGAAAAATGGCATCTAAATAG
- a CDS encoding acetyl-CoA carboxylase biotin carboxyl carrier protein subunit has translation MKEITANMAGTVLNVMVAAGDTVSEGQEVLMLESMKMEIPVESQGAGTVAEVKVNIGDFVNEGDILLVLE, from the coding sequence ATGAAAGAAATTACAGCAAATATGGCAGGTACAGTTCTTAATGTGATGGTAGCAGCAGGAGATACGGTATCAGAGGGGCAGGAAGTCCTAATGCTTGAATCAATGAAGATGGAAATCCCTGTTGAAAGCCAGGGTGCAGGAACCGTTGCGGAAGTTAAGGTGAACATTGGAGACTTTGTTAACGAAGGCGATATCCTGCTTGTATTAGAATAA
- a CDS encoding acyl-CoA carboxylase subunit beta, with translation MTTAKTLTDSLQEKVQQIEVGGQPKYHEKLAEQNKLFVRERLNLLFDEGVYEEDGKFANFQAGDLPADGVVTAIGKIGGQTVCVMANDSTVKAGSWGARTVEKIIRIQETAEKLKVPLLYLVDSAGARITDQLDMFPNRRGAGKIFYNQVKLSGVIPQICLLFGPSAAGGAYIPAFCDIVIMVDQNASMYLGSPRMAEKVIGEKVTLEEMGGARMHCSVSGVGDMLVYSEEEAIESAKRYLSYFPANFQSKTALVEGVAPKAGRSLEEIVPVNQNAPFDMYEGIDALIDEGSFFEIKKLFAPEIITGLARIDGRAVGIIANQPKVKGGVLFVDSADKAAKFITLCDAFHIPLLFLADVPGFMIGTKVERAGIIRHGAKLIAAMSSATVPKISVVVRKAYGAGLYAMAGPAFEPDCCIALPTAQIAVMGPEAAVNAVYSNKINQIEDPKEKIAFVQEKHQEYKESIDIYKLASELIVDDIVAANDLRNALIDRFKLYETKDMEFSVRKHPVYPV, from the coding sequence ATGACTACGGCAAAGACATTAACTGATTCATTGCAGGAAAAAGTCCAACAAATCGAGGTTGGCGGACAACCGAAGTATCATGAAAAGCTGGCTGAGCAAAATAAATTATTTGTGCGTGAGCGTTTGAATCTATTATTTGACGAGGGAGTCTATGAGGAAGATGGCAAATTCGCCAATTTCCAGGCAGGCGACCTGCCGGCAGATGGTGTTGTAACGGCTATCGGAAAAATCGGCGGGCAAACAGTCTGTGTCATGGCGAACGATTCAACAGTAAAAGCGGGTTCATGGGGAGCAAGGACCGTTGAGAAGATCATCAGAATCCAGGAAACAGCTGAAAAACTAAAGGTGCCTTTATTGTATCTGGTTGATTCAGCAGGGGCCAGAATTACGGACCAGCTTGATATGTTCCCTAATCGAAGGGGAGCAGGCAAGATCTTTTACAATCAGGTGAAATTGTCTGGAGTAATCCCGCAGATCTGCCTTCTTTTCGGGCCTTCTGCAGCAGGCGGAGCATATATTCCGGCTTTCTGCGATATCGTGATCATGGTTGACCAGAATGCTTCGATGTATCTGGGGTCACCGAGGATGGCGGAAAAGGTAATCGGCGAAAAGGTAACGCTTGAGGAAATGGGTGGCGCCCGAATGCATTGCTCTGTCAGTGGTGTAGGCGATATGCTCGTATACAGCGAGGAAGAAGCCATTGAATCAGCGAAGCGCTATTTAAGCTATTTCCCTGCAAATTTCCAGTCGAAGACAGCTTTGGTCGAAGGAGTGGCTCCTAAGGCCGGAAGAAGCCTTGAGGAGATTGTACCAGTGAACCAAAACGCTCCATTTGACATGTATGAAGGCATTGATGCGCTGATCGACGAAGGAAGTTTCTTTGAAATCAAAAAGCTGTTTGCTCCTGAAATTATCACAGGGCTTGCTCGTATAGATGGAAGGGCAGTTGGAATCATTGCCAACCAGCCGAAGGTGAAGGGCGGAGTATTATTCGTGGACTCTGCCGATAAGGCTGCTAAATTCATCACGCTTTGTGATGCCTTCCATATCCCATTGCTATTCCTTGCTGACGTACCAGGATTCATGATTGGAACGAAAGTGGAGAGAGCCGGGATCATCCGCCATGGTGCGAAGCTGATTGCTGCGATGAGTTCAGCTACTGTACCGAAAATTTCTGTAGTTGTCCGTAAGGCATATGGAGCAGGCCTTTACGCGATGGCAGGACCAGCATTTGAGCCGGATTGCTGCATCGCCCTGCCGACTGCCCAAATCGCGGTAATGGGTCCGGAAGCTGCTGTCAATGCAGTCTACTCCAATAAAATTAATCAGATTGAAGACCCTAAAGAAAAAATTGCGTTTGTCCAGGAAAAACACCAGGAATATAAAGAAAGCATCGACATCTATAAGCTAGCCTCTGAGTTGATCGTGGACGACATCGTTGCAGCCAACGACCTGAGGAATGCACTGATCGATCGCTTCAAACTATACGAAACAAAAGATATGGAATTCAGTGTCAGAAAACATCCTGTATATCCGGTATAA